The Pontibacter sp. SGAir0037 DNA segment GATAGGTGGCGAATATACACCAGATGTAAATGCCATTAACAGCTACTTAAAAAGAATAACCTATAGAGGTGGGGTGTACTATGGTAAAACCCCTTATGCTTTAAATAACGAGCACTTAACAGACAAAGGAGTAACAGTTGGCTTTACAATGCCTATAGGCCTGGCCTCTGTTTATGAAATGTTTCAGCTGAACGGCGCTTTTGGCTATGGCAAAAGAGGTACAACCGACAACGGACTTATAGCTGAAAATTACTTTCGTTTTAGTATGGGAGTAACTATAAACAGCAGGTGGTTTATAAAACGCCGTCTTGAATAAACCTTTCTGCCTTAAAAAGCATTTGTTATAAAAAGCCGTTCCTGGAGCGGCTTTTTTTTTATAATACAGCCCCAGAATTTCATGTATGCGCGACCTTTGCCTATGCAGATTTGTATGGTAAGGCTGTTAGAAAGAATATTTTACTATTTTCACGAACTAAAGCCAATACGTTCCTTTATGCGAAACAAATGGTTCTTCTCTTTTATGGTGTTCATCTTGCTGCTTGGTGCAGGCTGTAAAGATGATTTAAAAGATCCTGATAAAGAGTTTAAGTTTGATGGACCTTTAAGAGAAACAGAAAATGTACTCACCTTGTACAGCGATTCTGCCAGAGTATTAATTAAATTAGAGGCGCCGGTGCAGCAGGATTTCGAAAGCGGGGATGCCGTTTTTCCAGACGGCATTTACGTGGAATTCTATGAAAAAGATGGCAGCCTTAGCTCAACATTACGATCCAATTACGCCAAACAAGAGCGGAACAAAGACTTTTTTACAGTGAGAGGAAATGTGATACTCGAGAATATTGTAAAAAAAGAAAAATTGGAAACAGAAGAGCTTTTCTGGGATAAAAACAAAGACAGAATCTTTACAGATAAGTTTGTAAAAGTAACCACTCCCGAACGCCTGTTAACAGGTACAGGACTGGAGACAAATCAAAATTTCTTTCCATATACCGTTCTTAAAGTAACGGGTAGATTCGATTTAAAAGAAGAATGAACCAAAACCTGCTGAATACCATTTTATTATCACTAGCATTTGTGGCAATGGTAATAGGGGTACACCGAAGCATTTATGAGTCGGACATTGCCAGTAACTACTGGATTTTTATGATAGGCCTGGTCTTTTTTATGGTTTATCGCTACCGTAAAAAGAAGCAAAAAGCCTAAAGATCATATAGCAAACTTAAAATCGGTGGAGAAAACAGAGCTTATTCTTTTGTATAGTTATTACCTTTAAGAGGTGGCAGGTTCCCTTTTACAGTGTTCTATAAGGAAGAACAAATTCCTTTTCTGATTTCAATTATAAATGATAGAGTCTAACCAGATCATATTACTTGTAGTGGCATTACTCTTTTCTGCTTTCTTTTCGGGAGTGGAAATGGCTTTCATGTCGGCAAATAAGTTACAGATTGAGCTGGATGAAAAAAACGGCATCCTATCGGGAAGAATTCTGAATTACTTGCTGCAACGGCCTTCCCGCCTTATGGGTACTACCCTGATCGGAAATGTTTTAGCACTGGTGCTTTACGGCATAATTAT contains these protein-coding regions:
- the lptC gene encoding LPS export ABC transporter periplasmic protein LptC, with protein sequence MRNKWFFSFMVFILLLGAGCKDDLKDPDKEFKFDGPLRETENVLTLYSDSARVLIKLEAPVQQDFESGDAVFPDGIYVEFYEKDGSLSSTLRSNYAKQERNKDFFTVRGNVILENIVKKEKLETEELFWDKNKDRIFTDKFVKVTTPERLLTGTGLETNQNFFPYTVLKVTGRFDLKEE